Proteins encoded in a region of the Altererythrobacter ishigakiensis genome:
- a CDS encoding histidine triad nucleotide-binding protein, with product MPIDATQPYDDNNIFAKILRGEIPSTKVYEDEWAYAFEDINPQADIHTLVIPKGRYVSWEDFSAKATAEEIAGFVRAVGEVARAKGLVEPGYRLLANIGGHGHQEVPHLHVHIFGGHPLGPMLAR from the coding sequence ATGCCGATCGATGCAACGCAGCCCTATGATGACAACAACATCTTCGCGAAGATCCTGCGCGGCGAAATTCCCTCGACAAAGGTCTATGAAGACGAATGGGCCTATGCGTTTGAGGACATCAATCCGCAGGCCGACATTCACACCCTGGTGATCCCAAAGGGGCGCTATGTCAGTTGGGAAGACTTCTCCGCAAAGGCTACAGCCGAAGAGATTGCGGGATTTGTTCGCGCGGTGGGCGAAGTCGCCCGGGCAAAGGGTCTGGTGGAGCCTGGATATCGCTTGCTCGCCAATATTGGGGGACATGGGCATCAGGAAGTGCCGCATTTGCACGTCCACATTTTTGGCGGTCACCCATTGGGCCCGATGCTGGCACGCTGA
- a CDS encoding YbgC/FadM family acyl-CoA thioesterase, whose amino-acid sequence MVKPVPPGGVFDGARHLYAVRVYYEDTDLSGITYHANYLRWFERARSDLLRMLKIDQREAIEGEEGAYAVSEVNLKYLRPAKLDDDVVIETTCTELGAASCRMHQIATRDGEPLCEASLRVGFISLDGRPRRQPAEWRKAFKDFMEDNLA is encoded by the coding sequence ATGGTTAAACCTGTTCCTCCTGGCGGCGTATTCGACGGTGCTCGGCACCTCTACGCTGTGCGTGTCTATTACGAGGACACAGACCTCTCGGGCATCACCTACCATGCGAACTACCTTCGCTGGTTTGAACGCGCGCGCAGTGACCTCTTGCGAATGCTGAAAATCGATCAACGTGAAGCGATTGAGGGCGAGGAGGGCGCGTATGCGGTATCAGAGGTCAATCTCAAATATCTGCGACCGGCCAAGCTCGATGATGACGTGGTGATTGAGACGACTTGTACAGAGCTGGGCGCGGCCAGTTGCCGCATGCACCAAATTGCCACCCGCGATGGAGAGCCGCTTTGCGAAGCGTCATTGCGCGTTGGCTTCATATCACTTGACGGGCGGCCGCGCCGCCAACCGGCCGAATGGCGCAAGGCATTCAAGGATTTCATGGAAGACAATCTCGCATGA
- the tolQ gene encoding protein TolQ has translation MNIFLNFVAAAPTRLNPLDLFIQADIVVQTVMIGLILASVWVWTIIVSFSLRMGKIERRSNDFEADFWESDDFDALTTGRARKDLPPARVAAAGVNEWKRSVQHPPVDREGTRSRLAGMMESQVAQEADELSSRLGFLATTGSVAPFVGLFGTVWGIMNSFFQIGMQESSSLAVVAPGIAEALFATAIGLFAAIPAVIAYNRLSDRVNRYEAKLQRFADKFHASLSYELDKA, from the coding sequence ATGAACATTTTTCTGAACTTCGTGGCAGCGGCCCCGACACGGCTCAATCCGCTGGACCTATTCATTCAGGCGGACATTGTTGTTCAAACAGTGATGATCGGACTGATACTTGCCAGTGTCTGGGTGTGGACGATCATCGTTTCTTTCAGCTTGCGCATGGGAAAGATCGAACGTCGTAGCAACGATTTCGAGGCGGATTTCTGGGAATCGGATGATTTCGACGCGCTCACCACTGGCCGTGCGCGGAAGGACTTGCCGCCCGCGCGTGTTGCCGCAGCGGGGGTAAACGAGTGGAAACGCTCGGTTCAGCATCCGCCAGTTGATCGCGAAGGGACGCGCAGCCGACTTGCGGGCATGATGGAAAGCCAGGTGGCGCAAGAGGCAGACGAACTTTCTTCGCGATTGGGCTTTCTCGCCACCACTGGTTCTGTTGCCCCGTTCGTGGGTCTTTTCGGAACCGTTTGGGGCATCATGAACAGCTTCTTCCAGATAGGTATGCAGGAAAGCTCTTCGCTGGCTGTGGTCGCACCGGGCATTGCGGAAGCGCTGTTCGCTACGGCCATTGGCCTGTTCGCTGCGATACCGGCGGTCATTGCATACAACCGATTAAGCGACCGCGTGAACCGCTATGAAGCCAAGCTTCAGCGCTTCGCCGACAAGTTTCATGCAAGCCTTAGCTACGAGCTGGATAAGGCATAA
- a CDS encoding ExbD/TolR family protein — protein sequence MAMYVPSSGRTGRRRKRAPMAEINVTPFVDVMLVLLIIFMVTAPLLASGVPVELPDSRANPINQTPDQVTITIDPTGTIFIGDARVETGGLPEALAAIDRGADGQGPVIVLRGDRSLQYARVMAVMGELNRAGFNSISLVTNSSQTVP from the coding sequence ATGGCAATGTACGTCCCCTCTTCCGGCAGAACCGGGCGACGCCGCAAACGTGCACCGATGGCGGAAATCAACGTCACGCCGTTTGTGGATGTCATGCTGGTACTGCTGATTATCTTTATGGTGACGGCACCTTTGCTTGCTTCTGGGGTGCCGGTTGAACTTCCGGACAGTCGCGCCAATCCGATTAACCAGACGCCCGATCAAGTCACCATTACCATCGATCCCACCGGAACGATCTTCATCGGAGATGCGCGGGTTGAAACGGGCGGGTTGCCAGAGGCGCTGGCGGCAATTGATCGCGGGGCTGACGGTCAGGGGCCGGTGATTGTGCTGCGTGGTGATCGCAGCCTCCAATATGCCCGTGTCATGGCGGTGATGGGCGAATTGAATCGTGCTGGGTTCAATTCAATCTCGCTGGTCACCAATAGTTCACAAACAGTACCATAG
- the tolB gene encoding Tol-Pal system beta propeller repeat protein TolB, translated as MKKLILALAFVSAPLAAQDLAQPVAEGGQVETTGTQDSGEDAEGGLTFTVTDENDWSDLSIAIPGFAADRDVDTPANSRGTAALGVEIANVITSNLENNGLFRPIGPNRLPQPEFAQITDPVWGSWRGRGAEMLVHGYVRARGDGRLVVGCYLYDVALQDELVREGWVVPPADWRRAAHKCSDIIYARLTGESPFFDSRIAYIAETGPKDRRVKRLAIMDSDGANHRFLTLGSATALTPRYSPDYSQLLYLSYVDGNPRLYVYDIGTGRQTLVTQSSNPTFAPRWSPDGRTILYSMAVAGNTDIYSVPASGGRSVRLTDTPGIDIGGSYSPDGSKIVFESDRSGSQQCYIMDADGTNQRRITFFGGRCANPEWSPRGDQIAFTRIAGDFNIAVMSPNGRNLRVLTSGWQDEGPTWAPNGRIIQFFRTERNSGRSALWQVDLTGRNERRLPTPVDASDPAWGPILP; from the coding sequence ATGAAAAAACTCATTCTTGCCCTTGCATTTGTCTCTGCGCCTCTTGCTGCACAAGACTTGGCTCAACCTGTCGCCGAAGGAGGTCAGGTTGAAACCACGGGAACGCAGGACTCCGGCGAAGATGCTGAAGGCGGGCTCACCTTCACAGTTACTGACGAGAATGACTGGTCTGACCTGTCCATTGCTATCCCCGGATTTGCTGCAGATCGCGATGTCGATACGCCAGCTAACTCACGCGGGACAGCGGCACTAGGGGTAGAGATTGCCAATGTTATTACCTCAAATCTTGAAAACAATGGCTTGTTCCGCCCGATCGGACCAAACCGGTTGCCCCAGCCGGAATTTGCGCAGATTACGGATCCCGTTTGGGGAAGCTGGCGCGGGCGCGGCGCAGAGATGCTGGTACACGGCTATGTCAGGGCACGTGGAGACGGCAGGCTTGTCGTCGGCTGTTACCTTTATGATGTCGCTTTGCAGGACGAATTGGTCCGCGAAGGCTGGGTTGTTCCTCCTGCCGATTGGCGCAGAGCGGCGCACAAATGCTCAGACATCATTTACGCGCGACTGACCGGGGAAAGCCCGTTCTTCGACAGTCGCATTGCTTACATTGCGGAGACCGGCCCTAAAGACCGGCGTGTAAAGCGGCTGGCGATTATGGACAGTGATGGTGCTAACCATCGCTTTTTGACGCTGGGCAGCGCGACTGCACTGACGCCGAGGTATTCGCCTGATTATTCCCAGCTTCTTTATCTGTCCTACGTCGATGGTAACCCCCGGCTCTATGTCTATGACATCGGTACCGGGCGTCAGACGCTTGTCACGCAGAGCAGCAATCCGACCTTTGCACCGCGCTGGAGCCCGGATGGTCGTACGATTCTCTATTCGATGGCGGTGGCGGGTAATACGGATATCTATAGCGTACCTGCCTCCGGCGGACGCAGCGTGCGTCTGACCGATACACCGGGGATCGACATCGGCGGGTCCTATTCACCTGATGGTTCAAAGATCGTGTTTGAAAGCGACCGTTCGGGTAGTCAGCAGTGCTACATCATGGACGCAGATGGCACAAACCAACGCCGCATCACGTTCTTTGGTGGGCGTTGTGCGAACCCTGAATGGAGCCCGCGCGGTGATCAGATCGCCTTCACGCGGATCGCGGGCGATTTCAACATTGCAGTGATGAGCCCGAATGGCCGAAACCTGCGCGTCTTGACGAGCGGCTGGCAGGATGAGGGGCCTACGTGGGCTCCGAACGGCCGGATAATCCAATTCTTCCGAACGGAGCGGAACTCCGGCCGTTCGGCCCTTTGGCAAGTCGACCTGACGGGTCGCAATGAAAGGAGACTGCCGACGCCGGTGGACGCGTCGGATCCGGCGTGGGGACCAATACTCCCCTAA
- the pal gene encoding peptidoglycan-associated lipoprotein Pal, with protein MNKRFATVVLLASATTLAACAKKAPEELPPPPPSTSAPTQTPAATPTPTGPSVGSQAHFEDAVNGQNVIYFDTDRFNIDSADAAALQSQAQYLARYPQVRITVEGHADERGTREYNLALGERRANAAKNYLVGLGVDASRIATVSYGKERPVALASNEQAWAQNRRAVSVVID; from the coding sequence ATGAATAAACGTTTTGCAACTGTCGTTTTGCTGGCCTCGGCCACAACTCTGGCTGCTTGTGCGAAGAAGGCTCCGGAAGAGCTGCCTCCACCGCCGCCATCCACAAGTGCACCAACGCAAACTCCGGCGGCGACACCCACGCCAACTGGCCCCTCCGTGGGAAGTCAGGCGCATTTCGAAGACGCGGTCAACGGACAGAACGTGATTTACTTCGATACTGACCGCTTCAACATCGATAGCGCGGACGCGGCGGCCTTGCAGTCTCAAGCACAATACCTTGCCCGCTATCCTCAGGTGCGTATCACCGTCGAAGGACATGCCGACGAACGCGGCACCCGTGAGTATAACCTCGCTTTAGGTGAGCGCCGTGCCAATGCAGCGAAGAACTATCTTGTGGGTCTAGGTGTTGACGCCAGCCGTATAGCCACAGTCAGCTACGGCAAGGAGCGGCCTGTTGCCCTTGCGTCAAACGAGCAAGCCTGGGCACAAAACCGTCGCGCGGTGAGTGTTGTAATCGACTAA
- a CDS encoding J domain-containing protein: protein MPKATRSNDWGFPRWRGYGSAREATTVRLCDRHGCEEPGDCPAPKSPNSPDRWYFCQAHAAEYNKGWDYFEGLDKEQKEERAKAERQESAGYAEASHYGWAGAGDGSRSADEMRALDVLELEADAEFAAIKKAWREKAKEVHPDVKPGDKEAAAEFQKLQLAYEVLKSAEERREWRG from the coding sequence ATGCCTAAAGCTACGCGATCCAATGATTGGGGGTTTCCCCGCTGGCGTGGCTATGGCTCGGCGCGCGAAGCCACCACAGTGCGACTCTGCGACCGACACGGGTGCGAAGAGCCGGGCGATTGCCCGGCGCCCAAATCGCCCAACAGCCCAGATCGTTGGTACTTCTGTCAGGCACATGCGGCCGAGTACAACAAAGGCTGGGATTATTTCGAAGGGCTGGACAAGGAGCAGAAGGAAGAGCGCGCGAAGGCCGAAAGGCAAGAATCTGCCGGCTATGCCGAAGCTTCGCATTACGGTTGGGCCGGAGCAGGCGATGGCTCTCGCAGCGCAGACGAAATGCGCGCGCTAGATGTTCTTGAACTTGAGGCCGATGCTGAATTCGCCGCAATCAAGAAAGCCTGGCGCGAAAAGGCGAAAGAGGTTCATCCTGACGTCAAGCCAGGTGACAAGGAAGCCGCGGCCGAGTTCCAGAAACTGCAATTAGCCTATGAGGTGCTGAAATCGGCAGAAGAACGGAGAGAATGGCGGGGCTAG